One Pleuronectes platessa chromosome 9, fPlePla1.1, whole genome shotgun sequence genomic region harbors:
- the sgta gene encoding small glutamine-rich tetratricopeptide repeat-containing protein alpha produces the protein MTDNKRLAFSIIQFLHDQLRSGDLTSSAQESLEVAVQCLETAFDVSTDDQSLAVPMTLPEIFASATVKFPAQSQVNNNSTSNSISEEQREEAERLKTDGNDQMKVDNFAAAVEFYSKAIAINHQNAVYYCNRAAAYSKLGNYAGAVQDCEQAISIDPSYSKAYGRMGLALASLNKHTEAATFYKKALELDPDNDTYKTNLKIAEEKMDTSSPTAGMGGVDLAGLLSNPGFMNMASSLMNNPQVQQMMSGMMSGAYGGMGGGGAGGGAGAGAGAGAGVGPGIGAGVGPGIGAGVDAGGAAGVGAGAGAAVPGAAGSGDLSGLIQAGQQFAQQMQQQNPELIEQLRSQIRNRTPSTGNEEQP, from the exons ATGACAGACAACAAGCGCCTCGCCTTCTCCATCATCCAGTTCCTCCACGACCAGCTCCGGTCCGGGGACCTGACGTCCAGCGCCCAGGAGAGTCTGGAGG TTGCTGTTCAGTGTTTGGAGACAGCGTTCGATGTGTCGACCGATGACCAGAGCCTCGCTGTCCCCATGACGCTACCGGAGATCTTCGCCTCCGCCACAGTGAAG tttcCAGCTCAGTCGCAGGTCAACAACAACTCCACCTCAAACTCCATTAGTgaggaacagagagaagaggctgAGAGACTGAAAACCGACG GTAACGACCAAATGAAGGTCGACAACTTTGCAGCTGCTGTTGAGTTTTACTCGAAGGCCATCGCCATCAACCATCAGAACGCCGTCTACTACTGCAACAG AGCTGCAGCGTACAGTAAACTGGGGAACTATGCTGGAGCCGTGCAGGACTGTGAGCAGGCCATCAGCATCGACCCCAGCTACAGTAAAGCCTACGGGAGGATGGG TTTGGCTCTGGCGAgtctcaacaaacacacagaagcagcGACTTTCTATAAAAAAGCTCTGGAGCTCGACCCCGACAACGACACGTACAAAACCAACCTGAAGATcgcagaggagaagatggacaCGTCCAGTCCG ACAGCAGGGATGGGTGGAGTGGACCTGGCTGGTTTGCTCAGTAACCCCGGCTTCATGAACATG gCGTCGTCTCTCATGAACAACCCTCAGGTTCAGCAAAT GATGTCGGGGATGATGTCCGGAGCGTACGGCGGGATGGGGGGAGGCGGAGCAGGAGGCGGggcaggagctggagcaggagctggagcaggagttGGTCCAGGAATTGGAGCAGGAGTTGGTCCAGGAATTGGAGCAGGAGTTGATGCAGGAGGCGCAGCAGGAgttggagcaggagcaggagctgcagtCCCTGGAGCAGCTGGATCTGGAGATTTATCAGGACTGATCCAGGC AGGTCAGCAGTTCGCtcagcagatgcagcagcagaacccCGAACTCATCGAACAGCTGAGGAGTCAAATCCGCAACCGAACGCCCAGCACAGGAAACGAGGAGCAGCCGTGA
- the c9h19orf25 gene encoding UPF0449 protein C19orf25 homolog has product MNKNKKRVVLPSRPDPPTVDQILEDINRTAPSDPVFSVLEQSGQDVSRSSDSDVDMKFLQCRRYLDLNERLQEARGRLLRQREELKAAGEQLDRDVEKVKGQTL; this is encoded by the exons atgaataaaaacaagaagaggGTGGTTCTGCCCAGCCGTCCTGACCCCCCCACTGTGGACCAGATCCTGGAGGACATCAACAGAACTGCACCCAGCGACCCAGTGTTCAGTGTCCTGGAGCAGAGTGGACAGG acGTGTCCCGCTCCTCAGACTCTGACGTGGACATGAAGTTCCTTCAGTGTCGTCGGTACCTGGATCTGAACGAGCGGCTGCAGGAAGCTCGAGGTCGGCTGCTGCGACAGAGGGAGGAGCTAAAGGCAGCGGGGGAGCAGCTGGACAGAGATGtggaaaaggtcaaaggtcaaaccctATGA